In the Streptomyces cinnamoneus genome, CCGGTGTCCTGGCACATGGGCAGGACGCCGGCGGCGGCGATGTTGGCGTTCTTCAGCAGGTCGAGGGCGACGAAACGGTCGTTCGCGGACGCCTCGGGATCGTCGAGGATCTTGCGCAGCTGGGCCAGGTGCGCGGGGCGCAGGTAGTGGGAGATGTCGTGCATCGCCTCGGCGGCCAGCTTCCGCAGCGCCTCGGGCTCGACCTTGAGGAAGGTGCGGCCGTCGGCCTCGAAGGTGGAGACGCCCTCGGAGGTGACGAGGCGGTACGGAGTGGTGTCCTCGCCCAGGGGCAGGAGGTCGGTGTAGGCGAACCCTGAACGGGCGGACGGGGCAGACATCGCGACGGTTCCCTCACTCTGCGGATGATGACGCCGGCTTCCTCGACGGCCCATCCAGAGTAGGCGGCCGCGCGGCTACCGGGTTTGTGAGGTAAGGCTCAGTACTCGCCCGGCGACGCGGCACTATCGCGATCTATCGCGTTTCGCTACCCTGCTGGTCGTGGACGAGTCATCTCTCGAAGAGCGACCCCAGGACTCCGCACCCGCAAAGGTGCGGCTCGACAAGGCGGCCCCCGCGGCTTCCGATCCGGCGCTGCGCGCCTCCGACGCCGATCGCGACGGCGTCGCCGACATCCTCCGGGAGGCCCTCGCGGAGGGGCGGCTGACCGCGGAGGAGCACAGCGAGCGGATCGGCGCGGTCTACCGGGCCCGGACCGTCGGCGAGCTGGCGCCGCTGGTGCGCGACCTGCCCGCCGGACGGCGCCCGGAGGCCGTACCGGCGGCCGTGCGCCCGCCGGATGCTTCCACGCGCCCCGCGATGGGCGCGGCCGAGAACCTCATCGCCGTCTTCGGCGGGGCCACGCGCAAGGGCCGCTGGCGGGTGGGAGCGCGCACGAACGCGTTCGCGCTGTTCGGCGGCGCGGAAATCGACCTCACCGAGGCGGTCTT is a window encoding:
- a CDS encoding DUF1707 SHOCT-like domain-containing protein; the encoded protein is MDESSLEERPQDSAPAKVRLDKAAPAASDPALRASDADRDGVADILREALAEGRLTAEEHSERIGAVYRARTVGELAPLVRDLPAGRRPEAVPAAVRPPDASTRPAMGAAENLIAVFGGATRKGRWRVGARTNAFALFGGAEIDLTEAVFAQREVVINAYVLFGGVDIRVPENVTVRSAGAGVFGGFDVRTNEAADPDAPVVVVTGFAVFGGVSAKARRGKRLKNLRAGD